One segment of Nakamurella flava DNA contains the following:
- a CDS encoding riboflavin synthase, translating to MFTGIVEELGEIVEIRRASDQGSAPAVGRPEGSARITVRGPQVTSDAGHGDSIAVDGVCLTVVDRGTDTFSVDVMAETLSRSTIGDRRPGDPVNLERSVTAGTRLGGHIVQGHVDGTGTIVAVVPHEAWNDVRIAVGPDLARYLAGKGAVAVDGISLTVIEVVDTPEGAEFTIGVIPETRTATTIGARVPGDRVNIEVDVVAKYVERLLGARVPAAIDPAAGIDASTGPGRPA from the coding sequence GTGTTCACCGGGATCGTCGAGGAACTCGGCGAGATCGTCGAGATCCGCCGCGCATCGGACCAGGGGTCGGCCCCCGCAGTCGGACGACCGGAAGGGTCCGCCCGCATCACCGTGCGTGGTCCCCAGGTGACCTCCGATGCGGGCCACGGCGACTCCATCGCGGTGGACGGGGTCTGTCTGACCGTGGTCGACCGCGGCACCGACACGTTCTCCGTCGACGTGATGGCCGAGACGTTGTCGCGGTCCACGATCGGTGACCGTCGGCCGGGCGACCCGGTCAACCTCGAGCGGTCGGTGACCGCGGGGACACGGCTGGGCGGGCACATCGTCCAGGGCCACGTCGACGGCACCGGCACCATCGTGGCGGTCGTCCCGCACGAGGCCTGGAACGACGTCCGGATCGCCGTCGGCCCCGACCTGGCCCGCTACCTGGCCGGCAAGGGCGCGGTGGCCGTGGACGGCATCTCGTTGACCGTCATCGAGGTCGTCGACACCCCGGAGGGAGCCGAGTTCACCATCGGCGTCATCCCGGAGACCCGCACGGCGACCACGATCGGCGCCCGGGTCCCGGGCGACCGGGTGAACATCGAGGTGGACGTGGTGGCCAAGTACGTCGAGCGGTTGCTCGGGGCCCGGGTGCCGGCCGCCATCGACCCGGCGGCCGGCATCGACGCCTCGACCGGACCGGGACGGCCGGCGTGA
- a CDS encoding bifunctional 3,4-dihydroxy-2-butanone-4-phosphate synthase/GTP cyclohydrolase II, with translation MTGAGFDTIDTAVAEIAAGRAVVVVDDADPENPGELVFAADGAAAELVAFAVRYTTGVLCVALPGEACDRLGLPPMLHQTPEGADSAFTVSVDAVDAGSRGASAQARARTIAVLADPAATADQLRRPGHVFPLRSREGGVLVRPGHTEASVDLAGLAGRAAAGVLAQVVTDDGEVARLADLRHFARRHRLALITIADLIAYRRRTETQVRHVATARLPIPQGEFRAVGYVSTVTGQELIALVTGDLGDGEDVLVRVHSECLTGDALASLRCDCGPQLQAALDAVAREGRGVVLYVRGHEGRGIGLLEKLRAYELQDAGADTVDANLALGLPADSREYGTGAQVLADLGIRSMRLLTNNPAKRAGMEGYGLRVIGRVALPLAANPENVRYLTTKRDRMGHELDGLGHE, from the coding sequence GTGACCGGCGCCGGGTTCGACACCATCGACACGGCCGTCGCCGAGATCGCCGCCGGCCGCGCGGTCGTCGTGGTCGACGACGCCGACCCGGAGAACCCGGGTGAGCTGGTGTTCGCCGCGGACGGCGCCGCGGCCGAGCTGGTCGCCTTCGCGGTGCGGTACACGACCGGCGTGCTCTGCGTCGCCCTGCCCGGTGAGGCCTGCGACCGGCTCGGACTCCCGCCGATGCTCCACCAGACTCCGGAGGGCGCGGACAGCGCGTTCACCGTCAGCGTGGACGCCGTCGATGCGGGGTCCCGTGGGGCGTCGGCCCAGGCCCGGGCGCGCACCATCGCGGTGCTGGCCGATCCGGCTGCCACCGCCGACCAGCTGCGACGGCCCGGCCATGTCTTCCCGCTGCGGTCCCGGGAGGGCGGCGTGCTGGTCCGTCCCGGTCACACCGAGGCGTCGGTCGACCTCGCCGGGCTGGCCGGCCGCGCCGCGGCCGGGGTGCTGGCCCAGGTCGTCACCGACGACGGCGAGGTGGCCCGGCTCGCGGACCTGCGCCACTTCGCCCGCCGTCACCGGCTCGCCCTGATCACCATCGCCGATCTCATCGCCTACCGCCGCCGCACCGAGACGCAGGTGCGGCATGTGGCGACGGCCCGGTTGCCCATCCCGCAGGGGGAGTTCCGGGCCGTCGGCTACGTCAGCACGGTCACCGGCCAGGAGCTCATCGCCCTGGTGACCGGGGACCTGGGGGACGGCGAGGACGTCCTGGTCCGGGTGCATTCGGAATGCCTGACCGGCGACGCGCTGGCGTCCCTGCGCTGCGACTGCGGCCCCCAGCTGCAGGCGGCGCTGGACGCGGTCGCCCGGGAGGGGCGGGGGGTCGTGCTCTACGTCCGCGGGCACGAGGGCCGCGGGATCGGCCTGCTCGAGAAGCTGCGGGCCTACGAACTGCAGGACGCCGGCGCCGACACGGTCGACGCCAACCTCGCCCTGGGCCTGCCGGCCGACTCCCGCGAGTACGGCACCGGCGCCCAGGTGCTGGCCGATCTGGGCATCCGGTCGATGCGTCTGCTGACCAACAACCCGGCCAAGCGGGCCGGGATGGAAGGCTACGGTCTGCGCGTGATCGGCCGGGTCGCCCTGCCCCTGGCGGCCAACCCGGAGAACGTGCGTTACCTGACCACCAAACGAGATCGGATGGGCCATGAACTGGACGGACTCGGGCATGAGTGA
- the ribH gene encoding 6,7-dimethyl-8-ribityllumazine synthase, protein MATSGRPVVEVPSAAGMRVGVVLTQWHSEITDQLLDRAVWAATEAGASTPTVVRVPGAMELPVVAQALAAGHEAVVALGVVLKGETAHFDYVCEAANSGLTRVSLDAGIAVGNGVLTCNTVEQAIARAGGPGATEDKGAESMVAALQTALVLRELRGTVGRLGFGR, encoded by the coding sequence ATGGCGACATCGGGACGCCCGGTCGTGGAGGTCCCGTCGGCCGCGGGGATGCGGGTCGGCGTGGTGCTGACGCAGTGGCATTCGGAGATCACCGACCAGCTGTTGGACCGGGCCGTGTGGGCGGCGACCGAGGCCGGTGCCTCGACCCCGACGGTGGTCCGGGTGCCCGGGGCGATGGAGCTGCCGGTGGTCGCCCAGGCGCTGGCCGCCGGCCACGAGGCGGTGGTCGCTCTCGGCGTGGTGCTCAAGGGCGAGACCGCCCATTTCGACTACGTCTGCGAGGCGGCCAACTCGGGGCTGACCCGGGTGTCGTTGGACGCGGGCATCGCCGTCGGCAACGGCGTGCTGACCTGCAACACCGTCGAGCAGGCGATCGCCCGGGCCGGTGGGCCGGGCGCCACCGAGGACAAGGGGGCCGAGTCGATGGTCGCGGCCCTGCAGACCGCGCTGGTGCTCCGTGAGCTTCGAGGCACGGTGGGCCGACTGGGGTTCGGGAGGTGA
- a CDS encoding PH domain-containing protein — MTGPDPRPMAPDEWRPRDRGAVLLQVRPRRMVWIAGAAAFVTLATAVVVGILLKASGDAGITFRTFDQVGIIGVGALMAAAMMTAALPRLRVYETGVAVRNIAGEKFYPWPLVQRIRFPPGSPWAQLLLPDDEATPVLAVQAMDRGRAVRAMNELRDLHARFGPAPMVRPAGAPPPVVEDPDRPLGRLEIIDRRLAEKGGKGRGRRGGR; from the coding sequence GTGACCGGCCCCGACCCGCGGCCGATGGCGCCGGACGAGTGGCGGCCCCGGGACCGGGGCGCGGTCCTGCTGCAGGTGCGTCCCCGCCGCATGGTCTGGATCGCCGGTGCCGCGGCGTTCGTCACGCTGGCCACCGCGGTGGTGGTCGGGATCCTGCTGAAGGCGTCCGGCGATGCCGGCATCACCTTCCGGACGTTCGACCAGGTCGGCATCATCGGCGTCGGCGCGCTGATGGCCGCGGCGATGATGACGGCGGCCCTGCCCCGGTTGCGGGTCTACGAGACGGGCGTGGCCGTCCGCAACATCGCGGGGGAGAAGTTCTACCCCTGGCCGTTGGTGCAGCGGATCAGGTTCCCGCCGGGGTCACCGTGGGCGCAGCTGCTCCTGCCCGACGACGAAGCGACGCCGGTCCTGGCTGTCCAGGCGATGGACCGGGGCCGGGCGGTCCGCGCGATGAACGAGCTGCGGGACCTGCACGCCCGCTTCGGGCCGGCGCCGATGGTGCGACCCGCGGGCGCGCCGCCACCGGTGGTCGAGGACCCGGACCGGCCGCTGGGCCGGTTGGAGATCATCGACCGCCGGCTGGCCGAGAAGGGTGGCAAGGGCCGGGGGCGGCGCGGCGGGCGTTGA
- a CDS encoding DUF1844 domain-containing protein, with translation MTTPPSHAPDSDPTSDPAHVDELTPDARDLVDIPAGEVISRAAVLLMSAAAEQLGLAADDPQAPPHRDLDQARTLITALAGLVNASAPDLGPHAAAFRDGLSALQAAFREYSVHPDEPGHGPGERPARHH, from the coding sequence ATGACTACTCCACCCAGCCACGCCCCTGACAGTGACCCGACGAGCGACCCGGCCCACGTCGACGAGCTCACCCCGGACGCCCGCGACCTGGTCGACATCCCCGCCGGTGAGGTGATCTCCCGCGCCGCCGTCCTGCTGATGAGCGCGGCGGCCGAGCAGCTCGGTCTGGCCGCCGACGACCCGCAGGCCCCGCCGCACCGCGACCTCGACCAGGCCCGGACGCTCATCACGGCCCTCGCCGGCCTGGTCAACGCATCGGCGCCCGACCTGGGCCCGCACGCCGCGGCGTTCCGCGACGGCCTGTCGGCCCTGCAGGCGGCGTTCCGGGAGTACTCGGTGCACCCGGACGAACCCGGGCACGGACCGGGCGAACGCCCGGCCCGCCACCACTGA
- the infC gene encoding translation initiation factor IF-3 — MSVEPRINDRIRVPEIRLVGAEGEQIGIVSIGDALRRAQDADLDLVEVAPDARPPVCKLMDYGKFKYESAQKAREARRNQVLTVIKEMKLRPKIDSHDYETKKGHVVRFLKAGDKVKVTIMFRGREQSRPELGFRLLQRLATDVADLGVIESAPKQDGRNMIMVLAPHKQAKTARPTPVETTTSTS; from the coding sequence ATCAGCGTCGAACCACGTATCAACGACAGGATCCGCGTTCCGGAGATTCGTCTCGTCGGAGCCGAAGGCGAGCAGATCGGCATCGTCAGCATCGGCGATGCTCTGCGACGCGCCCAGGATGCCGACCTCGATCTCGTCGAGGTGGCCCCGGACGCCCGCCCCCCGGTCTGCAAGCTCATGGACTACGGCAAGTTCAAGTACGAGAGCGCGCAGAAGGCCCGTGAGGCTCGTCGGAACCAGGTCCTGACGGTCATCAAGGAGATGAAACTCCGGCCGAAGATCGACTCGCACGACTACGAGACCAAGAAGGGTCACGTCGTGCGATTCCTCAAGGCCGGGGACAAGGTCAAGGTCACCATCATGTTCCGTGGCCGCGAGCAGTCCCGTCCCGAACTCGGGTTCCGGTTGCTGCAGCGGCTCGCGACCGACGTCGCCGATCTCGGCGTCATCGAAAGCGCGCCCAAGCAGGACGGCCGCAACATGATCATGGTCCTGGCCCCGCACAAGCAGGCGAAGACGGCTCGGCCCACCCCGGTCGAGACCACCACGTCCACGTCCTGA
- the rpmI gene encoding 50S ribosomal protein L35, with protein MPKMKTHSGTKKRIKVTGSGKLRHDGSGKRHNLEKKTSKMTRRMGKGGEIAAPDAPRIKRLLGI; from the coding sequence ATGCCCAAGATGAAGACCCACTCCGGGACCAAGAAGCGGATCAAGGTCACCGGTAGCGGAAAGCTGCGTCACGACGGCTCCGGCAAGCGCCACAACCTGGAGAAGAAGACCTCCAAGATGACGCGACGCATGGGCAAGGGCGGCGAGATCGCGGCTCCGGACGCTCCCCGCATCAAGCGCCTCCTGGGCATCTGA
- the rplT gene encoding 50S ribosomal protein L20: MARVKRAVNAQKKRRAILEQASGYRGQRSRLYRKAKEQSLHSLTYAYNDRRKRKNDFRQLWITRINAAARSNGITYNRFVQGLKAAGVEVDRKILAELAVYDPAAFAALVVVAREALPADAGTDSADAA, encoded by the coding sequence ATGGCCAGAGTGAAGCGGGCAGTCAACGCCCAGAAGAAGCGTCGCGCGATCCTCGAGCAGGCGAGCGGTTACCGCGGGCAGCGCTCGCGCCTGTACCGCAAGGCGAAGGAGCAGTCGCTCCACTCGTTGACGTACGCGTACAACGACCGCCGCAAGCGCAAGAACGACTTCCGCCAGCTGTGGATCACCCGTATCAACGCGGCGGCCCGTTCCAACGGCATCACCTACAACCGCTTCGTCCAGGGCCTCAAGGCCGCCGGCGTCGAGGTGGACCGCAAGATCCTGGCCGAGCTGGCCGTCTACGATCCCGCGGCGTTCGCCGCCCTGGTCGTCGTCGCCCGCGAGGCGCTCCCGGCTGACGCCGGCACCGACAGCGCGGACGCGGCCTGA
- a CDS encoding TrmH family RNA methyltransferase, whose amino-acid sequence MLTERSSRIVAAHKLLRRPRRTEAGQFLAEGAGPVTEAIAAERDRPGTVLELFVTEAAAARHVDLVRSAFAAGVEVTQVTERAAAALSDTVAPQGLVARCALPETDPDELLASSPRLLAVCVETNDPGNLGTIIRLADAAGADGVLVAGDAVDPFNPKTVRATTGSLFHLPVVRVRDRAEAIKALHEAGVSVLATTGTAELDLPTASAQGLLELPTAWLFGSEAHGLPAAVVTAADAAVRVPIYGRAESLNLATAAAVCLYASATAQRAAGVDA is encoded by the coding sequence GTGCTGACGGAGCGGTCCAGCCGCATCGTCGCCGCTCACAAGCTGCTGCGGCGTCCCCGTCGGACCGAGGCCGGCCAGTTCCTGGCCGAGGGGGCGGGTCCGGTCACCGAGGCGATCGCCGCCGAGCGGGATCGGCCGGGCACCGTGCTGGAACTGTTCGTCACCGAGGCCGCGGCCGCGCGACACGTGGACCTGGTGCGGTCGGCGTTCGCCGCCGGCGTCGAGGTCACCCAGGTGACCGAGCGGGCCGCGGCTGCGCTGTCGGACACGGTCGCCCCGCAGGGGCTGGTCGCCCGGTGCGCGCTGCCGGAGACCGATCCGGACGAGCTGCTGGCGTCCTCGCCGCGGTTGCTGGCGGTCTGCGTGGAGACCAACGACCCGGGCAACCTGGGCACGATCATCCGGTTGGCCGACGCCGCCGGGGCCGATGGGGTGCTGGTCGCCGGGGATGCGGTCGACCCGTTCAACCCGAAGACCGTCCGGGCCACCACCGGCAGTCTGTTCCATCTGCCGGTGGTCCGGGTCCGCGATCGGGCCGAGGCCATCAAGGCCCTGCACGAGGCCGGTGTCTCCGTACTGGCCACCACGGGCACGGCCGAGCTCGACCTGCCCACCGCCAGTGCCCAGGGCCTGCTCGAGCTGCCGACCGCCTGGCTGTTCGGCAGCGAGGCTCACGGGTTGCCGGCGGCGGTCGTCACCGCGGCCGACGCGGCGGTCCGGGTGCCGATCTACGGCCGGGCCGAGTCGCTCAATCTGGCCACCGCTGCCGCGGTGTGCCTGTACGCGAGCGCCACCGCTCAGCGGGCGGCCGGCGTCGACGCCTGA
- a CDS encoding dicarboxylate/amino acid:cation symporter, with translation MSNAAIAGSNGGAGGTDATVPARAPRARRKVPFWAQTLIGLVVGAGLGFAARVFGLGWLDGTLNQVGSIFVTLLKATVVPLILLALIVSISRLGAVANAARLAVQTVIWFAITALISVIIGITIGLITNPGRGTGLAADAASYSGRSGGWTDFLSGLVPANFLGLQASTTATQSGNAISATTSVSFNVLQLVVIGIVLGAAALKAGAKAKPVLALAESGLSIVQTVLWWIIRLAPIGSGALIGYAVSHYGWDLLGPLAVFTVDVYVGCLIVLFVLYPVLLKVHGLSARKFLAGAWPAITLAFVSRSSVGTMPVTQQVTTRNLGVPLDYASFSVPLGATTKMDGCAAIYPALAAIFVAQVFGIDLSITDYLLIAFVSVVGSAATAGLTGAVVMLTLTLSTLGLPLAGVGLLLAIDPILDMMRTATNVAGQALVPVIVAKRNGLLDEAVYNGPNGDGLPDDSDSAARPERTDRVPATA, from the coding sequence ATGTCGAACGCGGCAATTGCGGGCTCGAACGGCGGCGCGGGAGGTACGGACGCGACCGTGCCCGCCCGGGCGCCCAGGGCCCGACGGAAGGTCCCGTTCTGGGCGCAGACCCTGATCGGTCTGGTCGTCGGGGCCGGTTTGGGCTTCGCGGCCCGGGTGTTCGGCCTCGGCTGGCTGGACGGCACGCTGAATCAGGTCGGCTCGATCTTCGTGACCCTGCTGAAGGCGACGGTCGTCCCGCTGATCCTGCTGGCTCTGATCGTCTCGATCTCCCGGCTCGGCGCGGTGGCCAACGCGGCCCGGCTGGCCGTGCAGACGGTGATCTGGTTCGCCATCACCGCCCTGATCTCGGTGATCATCGGCATCACCATCGGCCTGATCACCAACCCCGGGCGCGGCACCGGCCTGGCGGCCGACGCGGCGTCCTACTCGGGCCGTAGCGGCGGGTGGACCGATTTCCTGTCCGGTCTGGTCCCGGCCAACTTCCTGGGCCTGCAGGCCTCGACCACCGCGACCCAGAGCGGCAACGCGATCAGCGCGACCACCTCGGTCTCGTTCAACGTCCTGCAGCTGGTCGTCATCGGCATCGTCCTGGGTGCGGCCGCTCTCAAGGCCGGCGCGAAGGCGAAGCCGGTGCTGGCGCTGGCCGAGTCCGGTCTGTCGATCGTGCAGACCGTGTTGTGGTGGATCATCCGGCTCGCCCCGATCGGTTCCGGTGCGCTCATCGGCTACGCCGTCTCGCACTACGGCTGGGACCTGCTCGGTCCGCTGGCCGTGTTCACGGTCGACGTGTACGTGGGCTGCCTGATCGTGCTGTTCGTGCTCTACCCGGTGCTGCTCAAGGTGCACGGCCTCTCGGCGCGCAAGTTCCTGGCCGGGGCCTGGCCGGCGATCACGCTGGCGTTCGTCTCCCGCTCGTCGGTGGGCACCATGCCGGTCACCCAGCAGGTGACGACCCGCAACCTGGGCGTCCCGCTGGACTACGCGAGCTTCTCGGTGCCGCTGGGCGCCACGACCAAGATGGACGGATGCGCGGCGATCTACCCGGCGCTGGCCGCGATCTTCGTCGCGCAGGTCTTCGGCATCGACCTCTCGATCACCGACTACCTACTGATCGCGTTCGTGTCCGTCGTCGGTTCGGCGGCCACCGCCGGGCTGACCGGCGCGGTCGTGATGCTCACCCTGACCCTGTCCACCCTGGGTCTGCCGCTGGCCGGCGTCGGTCTGCTGCTGGCCATCGACCCGATCCTGGACATGATGCGGACCGCCACCAACGTGGCCGGTCAGGCCCTGGTGCCCGTCATCGTGGCCAAGCGGAACGGGCTGCTCGACGAGGCCGTCTACAACGGCCCGAACGGTGACGGCCTGCCGGACGACTCCGACTCGGCCGCTCGTCCGGAGCGGACCGACCGGGTACCGGCCACCGCCTGA
- a CDS encoding type II toxin-antitoxin system PemK/MazF family toxin, whose product MTPTKPAERRPAPSGARTPATPGRRPAPSAATGETESPGRSGPAATVEIDPRRIGAVRMSYNPVVDGDPDPGEVIWTWVPFEERDGRGKDRPVLVVAAEAKGTVLAVQLTSKDHGGERDFVPVGTGRWDSQGRPSWVNLDRVFRVHPGGMRREACALPGDRFVKVAVALQREYGWSAGK is encoded by the coding sequence CTGACCCCCACCAAGCCGGCCGAACGCCGCCCCGCGCCGTCGGGTGCGCGGACACCGGCCACCCCCGGGCGCCGGCCGGCCCCGTCCGCGGCGACCGGGGAGACCGAGTCCCCCGGTCGGAGCGGACCGGCCGCGACGGTGGAGATCGACCCGCGGCGGATCGGCGCGGTGCGGATGAGCTACAACCCGGTCGTCGACGGCGACCCCGACCCGGGTGAGGTCATCTGGACCTGGGTGCCGTTCGAGGAACGCGACGGCCGCGGCAAGGACCGCCCGGTGCTGGTGGTGGCGGCCGAGGCCAAGGGCACGGTGCTGGCCGTGCAGCTGACCAGCAAGGACCACGGCGGCGAGCGGGACTTCGTGCCCGTCGGGACCGGCCGCTGGGATTCCCAGGGCCGGCCGTCCTGGGTCAATCTGGACCGGGTCTTCCGGGTGCACCCGGGCGGGATGCGCCGCGAGGCCTGCGCGCTGCCCGGCGACCGGTTCGTCAAGGTCGCCGTCGCGCTGCAGCGGGAGTACGGCTGGTCCGCCGGGAAATGA
- the pheS gene encoding phenylalanine--tRNA ligase subunit alpha, whose translation MSTPASPQNPAGTPAVTPTVDPTDEAALARAADNAERAVAAASGLDELKQVRLAHAGDQSPLALANRAIAGLDKSRKAAAGKAIGQARRRVTEAITAREAALTAEREARILVEETVDVTVPYDRQPVGARHPISTVMSRIEDVFVAMGWEVAEGPELESQWYNFDALNFPENHPAREMQDSFYIADSAGRPGDGMVLRTHTSPVQIRSMLRREPPIYVVCPGRVYRSDELDATHTPVFHQVEGLAIDRHLTMAHLKGALEHFARAMFGPESTIRLRPSFFPFTEPSAELDVWFPQKKGGAGWVEWGGCGMVDPNVLVACGLDPQEWTGFAFGMGIERTLQFRNEIPDMRDLVEGDVRFTTAFGTEV comes from the coding sequence ATGTCGACCCCCGCGTCACCCCAGAACCCCGCTGGAACCCCCGCCGTCACGCCGACGGTCGACCCGACCGACGAGGCGGCCCTCGCCCGGGCCGCCGACAACGCGGAACGGGCGGTCGCCGCCGCGTCCGGCCTGGACGAACTCAAGCAGGTCCGGCTGGCGCACGCCGGTGACCAGAGCCCGCTGGCCCTGGCCAACCGCGCGATCGCCGGCCTGGACAAGTCCCGGAAGGCGGCGGCCGGCAAGGCCATCGGGCAGGCCCGGCGCCGGGTCACCGAGGCGATCACCGCTCGCGAGGCGGCGCTGACGGCCGAGCGTGAGGCCCGCATCCTCGTCGAGGAGACGGTGGACGTCACGGTGCCCTACGACCGGCAGCCGGTCGGCGCCCGGCACCCCATCTCGACGGTGATGTCCCGCATCGAGGACGTCTTCGTGGCCATGGGCTGGGAGGTCGCCGAGGGGCCCGAACTCGAGTCGCAGTGGTACAACTTCGACGCCCTGAACTTCCCGGAGAACCATCCGGCCCGGGAGATGCAGGACTCGTTCTACATCGCCGACTCCGCCGGCCGTCCCGGCGACGGGATGGTGCTGCGCACCCACACCTCGCCGGTGCAGATCCGGTCGATGCTGCGCCGCGAGCCGCCGATCTACGTGGTCTGCCCGGGTCGGGTCTACCGGTCGGACGAGCTGGACGCGACCCACACCCCGGTGTTCCACCAGGTCGAGGGGCTGGCCATCGACCGGCACCTGACGATGGCCCACCTGAAGGGCGCGCTGGAGCATTTCGCCCGGGCGATGTTCGGGCCGGAGTCGACGATCCGGCTTCGTCCCTCGTTCTTCCCGTTCACCGAGCCCAGTGCCGAGCTGGACGTGTGGTTCCCGCAGAAGAAGGGCGGCGCCGGTTGGGTCGAATGGGGCGGCTGCGGCATGGTCGATCCGAACGTGCTCGTCGCCTGCGGCCTGGATCCGCAGGAGTGGACCGGGTTCGCGTTCGGCATGGGCATCGAGCGGACCCTGCAGTTCCGCAACGAGATCCCCGACATGCGTGACCTCGTCGAGGGCGACGTCCGCTTCACCACCGCTTTCGGAACGGAGGTCTGA